Proteins from a genomic interval of Microbacterium phyllosphaerae:
- a CDS encoding aldose 1-epimerase family protein: protein MNSASPTGTQVHLQLGDVSAQIAQVGASLRSLRIGSVDLIAPYPLESPTPSCSGVVLAPWPNRVRDGRWDDEGTARQLAITEPKFANASHGLLRFTAYDVKESASATTLSATIFPQTGYPYLIETSVTYALRADGIDVTHALTNRSATAAPVALGTHPFVTIGDVDPHDLVLTVPARTAFDTDERMLPTGTRPADAVLRDGVRLGDVSLDTGFTDLDRDADGLVRHSLTAPDGRRLTLWQSAGFDVVQVYTTDKYPGQSLAVAIEPMTAPADALNSGLGIRRLAPGETWTLQWGITLD, encoded by the coding sequence GTGAACTCCGCATCCCCCACCGGCACCCAGGTGCACCTCCAGCTCGGCGACGTCAGCGCACAGATCGCTCAGGTCGGCGCTTCGCTCCGCTCGCTTCGCATCGGCTCCGTCGACCTGATCGCGCCCTACCCGCTGGAGTCCCCGACGCCCTCGTGCTCGGGGGTCGTGCTCGCGCCCTGGCCCAACCGGGTCCGCGACGGCCGATGGGACGACGAGGGCACGGCGCGACAGCTCGCGATCACCGAGCCGAAGTTCGCCAATGCGAGCCACGGACTGCTTCGCTTCACGGCCTACGACGTCAAGGAGTCGGCCTCGGCGACGACGCTGAGCGCGACGATCTTCCCGCAGACCGGGTATCCGTACCTGATCGAGACGAGCGTGACCTACGCCCTGCGCGCCGACGGCATCGACGTCACGCACGCGCTGACCAATCGTTCGGCGACCGCAGCGCCGGTCGCGCTCGGCACCCACCCCTTCGTCACGATCGGAGATGTCGACCCGCACGACCTCGTCCTGACCGTGCCGGCTCGCACCGCCTTCGACACGGACGAGCGGATGCTACCCACGGGCACTCGCCCCGCCGATGCCGTTCTTCGCGACGGAGTGCGCCTGGGCGACGTGAGCCTCGACACCGGTTTCACCGACCTCGATCGCGATGCCGACGGACTCGTGCGGCACTCGCTCACCGCGCCGGACGGACGCCGCCTCACACTCTGGCAGAGCGCCGGCTTCGACGTCGTGCAGGTCTACACGACCGACAAATACCCCGGACAGTCGCTCGCCGTCGCGATCGAACCCATGACCGCGCCGGCCGACGCCCTGAACAGCGGCCTCGGCATCCGTCGCCTCGCCCCCGGCGAGACCTGGACGCTGCAGTGGGGCATCACGCTCGACTGA
- a CDS encoding DEAD/DEAH box helicase, protein MPKNKKPRGGRPAANFEPRYGANKTSFHDRHAGGRDAGRDTRDSRDARGGRADAGDRRTASAGFDRRPGSRSAGHRGYRPAEEGAPKQRWSAQERAGRDESRGIRNRAESGRREAPHNRDDRPRYNDRSSAGFDRPRYNDRAGQRPTGPGTYRDERGGQRDERPRRDDRGAGTQRQGFRDNDHRDGGRPGRDDRRDQRSGGFRDDRGGQRFSRDDRPQRDDRGASERPRFNRDDRPARSGDRFERPRFDRAASERPRFDRDERPRRDDRGAGPRRDDRGGAERSYDADRARRAFDRDRTQRSIEGGRDERSRPSTGGAYRTERPRPLTSDTRGRPSRNERPSRNDWNATSSAAPAKKFEPTDDVVHERLEAKSVAAVEVDGVTFGDLGLGSNIVETLVGMGAATPFPIQAASIPAVLEGRDVLARGRTGSGKTIAFGAPLVERVLQSQAGKRREFGRSPRAIILAPTRELALQIDRTIQPIARSVGLFTTQIYGGVPQGRQVGALKKGVDIVIGTPGRIEDLINQGKLDLSDCRIAVLDEADHMCELGFVEPVQRILRHTADGSQKLLFSATLDREVAALVDEFLVDPAVYEVAGEDQDSSTIEHRVLVIEHRDKADILTSLVDREGKTLVFARTRAYADMLAEQFDDAGIPAVSLHGDLNQAKRTRNLERLTSGRVNVLVATDVAARGIHVDDIDLVVQADAPDEYKTYLHRSGRTGRAGRSGRVVTLITRQRQRRMTELLERAEIDAPFENARIDDDLIEEIAGRVPTAADLTA, encoded by the coding sequence ATGCCCAAGAACAAGAAGCCCCGCGGCGGACGCCCCGCCGCCAACTTCGAGCCGCGCTACGGCGCGAACAAGACCTCGTTCCACGACCGCCACGCCGGCGGCCGCGACGCAGGTCGCGACACGCGTGATTCCCGCGATGCTCGCGGCGGACGCGCGGATGCCGGCGACCGCCGCACCGCATCGGCCGGTTTCGACCGCCGCCCCGGCAGCCGCAGCGCCGGTCACCGTGGATACCGTCCGGCCGAAGAGGGCGCTCCCAAGCAGCGCTGGAGCGCGCAGGAGCGCGCGGGTCGCGACGAGTCGCGCGGCATCCGCAACCGTGCAGAGTCGGGTCGCCGCGAGGCGCCGCACAACCGCGACGACCGTCCGCGCTACAACGACCGCTCCTCCGCGGGCTTCGATCGTCCGCGCTACAACGACCGCGCCGGCCAGCGTCCGACCGGTCCCGGCACCTACCGCGATGAGCGCGGCGGCCAGCGTGACGAGCGTCCGCGCCGCGACGACCGCGGTGCGGGCACGCAGCGCCAGGGCTTCCGCGACAACGATCACCGCGATGGCGGACGTCCGGGTCGTGACGACCGCCGTGACCAGCGTTCCGGAGGCTTCCGCGACGATCGCGGTGGCCAGCGCTTCTCGCGCGACGACCGCCCGCAGCGTGACGACCGCGGCGCGTCCGAGCGTCCGCGCTTCAACCGCGACGACCGTCCTGCTCGCTCGGGCGACCGCTTCGAGCGTCCGCGCTTCGATCGCGCAGCATCCGAGCGTCCGCGCTTCGACCGTGACGAGCGTCCTCGTCGCGACGACCGTGGCGCAGGCCCCCGTCGTGATGACCGTGGCGGCGCCGAGCGCTCCTACGACGCCGACCGTGCGCGTCGTGCCTTCGACCGTGACCGCACTCAGCGTTCGATCGAGGGTGGCCGCGACGAGCGTTCGCGTCCCTCGACCGGTGGCGCGTACCGCACCGAGCGTCCGCGCCCGCTGACGTCGGACACCCGCGGGCGGCCGTCGCGCAACGAGCGCCCCAGCCGTAACGACTGGAACGCCACGTCGAGCGCGGCACCCGCCAAGAAGTTCGAGCCGACGGATGACGTCGTGCACGAGCGCCTCGAGGCCAAGTCCGTCGCTGCCGTCGAGGTCGATGGTGTGACCTTCGGCGACCTCGGTCTCGGATCCAACATCGTCGAAACCCTCGTCGGCATGGGCGCGGCGACGCCGTTCCCGATTCAGGCGGCCAGCATCCCGGCAGTTCTCGAGGGACGCGATGTCCTCGCCCGTGGCCGCACCGGCTCCGGCAAGACCATCGCCTTCGGCGCTCCGCTCGTCGAGCGCGTGCTGCAGTCGCAGGCCGGCAAGCGTCGTGAGTTCGGTCGGTCGCCGCGCGCGATCATCCTCGCCCCGACCCGCGAGCTCGCACTGCAGATCGACCGCACGATCCAGCCGATCGCGCGCAGCGTCGGTCTCTTCACCACGCAGATCTACGGTGGCGTGCCCCAGGGCCGTCAGGTGGGTGCGCTCAAGAAGGGCGTCGACATCGTCATCGGCACGCCCGGACGCATCGAAGACCTCATCAACCAGGGCAAGCTCGACCTCTCGGACTGCCGCATCGCGGTGCTCGACGAGGCCGACCACATGTGCGAGCTCGGCTTCGTCGAGCCCGTGCAGCGCATCCTGCGTCACACCGCCGACGGCAGCCAGAAGCTGCTCTTCTCGGCGACGCTCGACCGCGAGGTCGCGGCTCTCGTCGACGAGTTCCTCGTCGACCCGGCCGTCTACGAGGTCGCCGGTGAAGACCAGGACTCGAGCACGATCGAGCACCGCGTGCTCGTGATCGAGCACCGTGACAAGGCCGACATCCTCACCTCGCTCGTCGACCGCGAGGGCAAGACGCTCGTCTTCGCCCGCACCCGCGCGTACGCCGACATGCTCGCCGAGCAGTTCGACGACGCCGGCATCCCTGCCGTCTCGCTGCACGGTGACCTCAACCAGGCCAAGCGCACGCGCAACCTCGAGCGTCTGACCTCTGGTCGCGTCAACGTGCTCGTCGCGACGGACGTCGCCGCCCGCGGCATCCACGTCGACGACATCGACCTGGTCGTCCAGGCCGATGCCCCCGACGAGTACAAGACGTACCTGCACCGCTCGGGCCGCACGGGCCGCGCCGGTCGTTCGGGCCGCGTCGTCACGCTGATCACGCGTCAGCGTCAGCGCCGCATGACCGAGCTGCTGGAGCGCGCCGAGATCGATGCCCCGTTCGAGAACGCCCGCATCGACGACGACCTGATCGAGGAGATCGCGGGTCGCGTGCCGACCGCGGCAGACCTCACGGCCTGA
- a CDS encoding M15 family metallopeptidase: protein MSFAPQPQHAAPRSPIRGPALPFGLAVTAVGILLSLAGAPIADAGRDELAMPQPLVVQDVPAVEVGATTAADPCSEPSVIEAITAADDDAIIAGFGGAESFRAAVIAGNAPCVALADPAHVWVVVNKARPLAPIDFAPGSLADIPLQMTTSSGQARADVASAAGEMADAAAAEGAGRIGANNGYRSYDLQVATHASHVRSSGQAHADASSARAGHSEHQTGLAIDLVACDSRCGAIESFGATAQGEWIAANAWEYGFIVRYEQVGSGITGYKPEPWHLRYLGRDLAAAYHHGGYHTLEEFFGLPAAPDYAH, encoded by the coding sequence ATGTCCTTCGCGCCGCAGCCTCAGCATGCGGCGCCGCGTTCCCCGATCCGCGGCCCCGCGCTGCCCTTCGGACTCGCGGTGACCGCCGTCGGCATCCTGCTGTCGCTGGCGGGCGCGCCCATCGCCGATGCGGGCCGGGATGAGCTGGCGATGCCGCAGCCGCTCGTGGTGCAGGACGTGCCCGCTGTCGAGGTCGGCGCGACCACAGCCGCAGACCCCTGTTCCGAGCCGAGCGTGATCGAGGCGATCACGGCCGCCGATGACGACGCGATCATCGCGGGCTTCGGCGGCGCCGAGAGCTTCCGCGCGGCGGTCATCGCCGGAAACGCACCCTGCGTGGCGCTCGCTGACCCGGCTCACGTGTGGGTCGTCGTGAACAAGGCGCGCCCGCTCGCTCCGATCGATTTCGCTCCGGGGTCGCTCGCCGACATCCCCCTGCAGATGACCACCTCGTCCGGTCAGGCGCGAGCCGATGTCGCGTCAGCGGCGGGTGAGATGGCCGACGCGGCTGCGGCCGAGGGGGCAGGGCGCATCGGGGCGAACAACGGCTACCGCTCGTACGACCTGCAGGTCGCGACGCATGCCTCGCACGTGCGCAGCAGTGGGCAGGCGCACGCGGACGCGTCCTCGGCGCGCGCCGGCCACAGCGAGCATCAGACCGGTCTCGCGATCGATCTCGTGGCGTGCGATTCACGATGCGGAGCGATCGAGTCGTTCGGCGCCACCGCGCAGGGGGAGTGGATCGCCGCCAACGCCTGGGAATACGGATTCATCGTGCGCTACGAGCAGGTCGGGTCCGGGATCACCGGCTACAAGCCGGAGCCCTGGCATCTGCGCTACCTCGGGCGAGACCTCGCGGCCGCGTATCACCACGGCGGGTACCACACGCTCGAGGAGTTCTTCGGGCTCCCCGCGGCCCCCGATTACGCGCACTGA
- a CDS encoding efflux RND transporter permease subunit, producing MSNLAVLSLKNRALIALITIVAAVFGGLALTNLKQELIPSLELPNLMVMTTYPGASPEVVENDVSTPIESAIQGVPGLEGTTATSTTNASIVQATFAYGTNLATAEQKIQQAINRISGQLPDDVSPQVLTVSIDDFPVIQVAVTGFDDAENAQAELQSVAIPELEDVDGVNAAEIIGGVGQRITITPDNGKLAAAGQSSQAIKTALQQNGTLFPGGDITEDGQTLTVQTGAKITSVEEIAALPLVGTNETVGDVATVVQEADPISSISRVDGKDALSISITKLPAANTVEVSQGVIAALDTIGEAFPDAKFTIVFDQAPFIQQSIETLATEGLLGLAFAVIVILIFLLSIRSTLVTAISIPTSVLITFIGLQAFGYSLNILTLGALTIAIGRVVDDSIVVIENIKRHYVGDADKGDAIRLAVREVAMAVTSSTITTVAVFLPIVFVGDMVGELFRPFAMTVSIAMVASLLVSLTIVPVLAYWFLRPGKPLLDENGVQIDPEDPAAPPTPLQRAYRPILGWTLKHSGVTVILAVVVLGATLAAAPLMKINFLSDSGQNTMTVTQDLGPTASLETKSEAAVAVEDALLDIDGVTTVQASIGSSGSALRDAFSGGAGVTYSVLTDADADQEKLRADVQKAIEDLTDVGEVSVAASAGLGSSDIEITITASNADDLQTATTAVVDELDGRDGVGQVTDNLAAALPYLAVVVDRDAAAQRGLSEVAVGSIVSNTMRPEQVGTVEIDDTALTVYLAAPEPPTTAQALRELAIPTAAGVVQLQDIATVEERNGPTSITTEQGRRTATVTVPPASDNLAVATQSVTDALAAVDLPDGASAEVGGVASQQADSFSQLGLAMLAAILIVYVVMVATFKSLRQPLLLLVSVPFAATGAILLQIVTGVPLGVASLIGVLMLIGIVVTNAIVLIDLVNQYREKGLSTIDAVKAGGEKRLRPILMTALATIFALTPMALGITGHGGFISQPLAIVVIGGLISSTVLTLIVLPTLYNLVEGAKERRRARKAGSGDDGSAPVDGSDPSDGPAPADGLVLAGAGTGAGAGGAGSDLPHAPQLTRRELRERGE from the coding sequence TTGTCGAACCTCGCCGTCCTGAGTCTCAAGAACCGCGCACTGATCGCGCTGATCACGATCGTCGCCGCCGTGTTCGGCGGACTCGCGCTGACGAACCTCAAGCAGGAGCTCATCCCGTCGCTCGAGCTGCCCAACCTCATGGTCATGACGACGTACCCCGGTGCGTCGCCCGAGGTCGTCGAGAACGACGTCTCGACGCCCATCGAGTCGGCGATCCAGGGCGTTCCGGGGCTCGAGGGCACCACGGCCACCAGCACGACCAACGCCTCGATCGTGCAGGCGACCTTCGCGTACGGCACGAACCTGGCGACCGCCGAGCAGAAGATCCAGCAGGCGATCAACCGCATCTCAGGCCAGCTGCCCGACGACGTCAGCCCTCAGGTGCTGACCGTATCGATCGACGATTTCCCGGTGATCCAGGTCGCGGTGACCGGCTTCGATGACGCCGAGAACGCGCAGGCCGAACTGCAGAGCGTGGCCATCCCCGAGCTCGAGGACGTCGACGGGGTCAACGCCGCCGAGATCATCGGTGGCGTCGGCCAGCGCATCACGATCACGCCCGACAACGGCAAGCTCGCGGCAGCCGGACAGAGCTCTCAGGCGATCAAGACCGCACTGCAGCAGAACGGCACGCTGTTCCCCGGTGGCGACATCACCGAGGATGGCCAGACGCTCACGGTGCAGACCGGCGCGAAGATCACCTCGGTCGAGGAGATCGCCGCGCTCCCGCTCGTCGGCACGAACGAGACGGTCGGCGACGTCGCCACCGTCGTGCAGGAGGCCGACCCGATCTCGTCGATCTCCCGCGTCGACGGCAAGGACGCGCTCTCGATCTCGATCACCAAGCTGCCGGCCGCCAACACCGTCGAGGTGTCGCAGGGCGTGATCGCCGCGCTCGACACGATCGGCGAGGCCTTCCCCGACGCGAAGTTCACCATTGTGTTCGATCAGGCGCCGTTCATCCAGCAGTCGATCGAGACGCTCGCGACCGAGGGGCTGCTCGGCCTCGCCTTCGCCGTGATCGTCATCCTCATCTTCCTGCTGTCGATCCGCTCGACGCTGGTGACCGCCATCTCGATCCCGACGAGCGTGCTCATCACCTTCATCGGCCTGCAGGCATTCGGGTACTCGCTCAACATCCTCACCCTCGGCGCGCTCACGATCGCGATCGGTCGCGTGGTCGACGACTCGATCGTCGTGATCGAGAACATCAAGAGGCACTACGTCGGCGACGCCGACAAGGGAGACGCGATCCGTCTCGCCGTGCGCGAGGTGGCGATGGCGGTCACCTCGTCGACCATCACCACGGTCGCGGTGTTCCTGCCGATCGTGTTCGTCGGCGACATGGTCGGCGAGCTGTTCCGGCCGTTCGCGATGACGGTGTCGATCGCCATGGTGGCCTCACTGCTCGTGTCGCTGACCATCGTGCCCGTGCTCGCGTACTGGTTCCTCCGACCGGGCAAGCCGCTGCTCGACGAGAACGGCGTGCAGATCGATCCCGAAGACCCGGCGGCTCCGCCGACGCCGCTGCAGCGCGCCTACCGTCCGATCCTCGGCTGGACGCTCAAGCACTCGGGTGTGACCGTCATCCTCGCGGTCGTCGTGCTCGGTGCCACGCTCGCCGCGGCTCCGCTGATGAAGATCAACTTCCTCAGCGACTCGGGTCAGAACACCATGACGGTCACCCAGGACCTCGGTCCGACCGCGAGCCTCGAGACCAAGTCGGAGGCGGCGGTCGCCGTCGAGGACGCACTTCTCGACATCGACGGCGTCACCACTGTGCAGGCCTCGATCGGATCGAGCGGGTCGGCCCTGCGCGATGCGTTCTCGGGCGGAGCCGGCGTGACCTACTCGGTGCTCACCGACGCCGACGCCGACCAGGAGAAGCTCCGGGCCGATGTGCAGAAGGCGATCGAAGACCTCACCGACGTGGGCGAGGTGTCGGTCGCGGCATCCGCCGGCCTCGGCTCGAGCGACATCGAGATCACGATCACGGCGTCGAACGCCGATGACCTCCAGACCGCCACCACCGCCGTGGTCGATGAGCTCGACGGCCGCGACGGCGTCGGCCAGGTCACCGACAACCTCGCGGCGGCTCTGCCCTACCTCGCGGTGGTCGTCGACCGTGACGCCGCGGCGCAGCGCGGGCTCTCCGAGGTCGCCGTCGGATCCATCGTGTCGAACACGATGCGACCCGAGCAGGTCGGCACCGTCGAGATCGACGACACGGCGCTGACCGTGTACCTCGCGGCACCCGAGCCGCCGACCACCGCGCAGGCGCTGCGCGAGCTGGCGATCCCGACCGCGGCCGGCGTCGTGCAGCTGCAGGACATCGCCACCGTCGAGGAGCGCAACGGTCCGACCTCGATCACCACCGAGCAGGGGCGACGCACCGCGACGGTCACCGTGCCGCCGGCATCCGACAACCTCGCCGTGGCGACCCAGTCGGTCACCGACGCTCTCGCAGCCGTCGATCTGCCCGACGGTGCGTCCGCCGAGGTCGGCGGCGTCGCCTCGCAGCAGGCCGACTCGTTCTCGCAGCTCGGGCTCGCGATGCTCGCCGCGATCCTGATCGTGTACGTCGTGATGGTGGCGACGTTCAAGTCGCTGCGTCAGCCGCTGCTGCTGCTCGTGTCGGTGCCGTTCGCGGCGACCGGTGCGATCCTCCTCCAGATCGTCACGGGTGTGCCGCTCGGTGTCGCCTCGCTGATCGGTGTGCTGATGCTCATCGGCATCGTGGTCACGAACGCCATCGTGCTGATCGACCTCGTGAACCAGTACCGCGAGAAGGGGCTGTCGACCATCGACGCAGTGAAGGCCGGTGGCGAGAAGCGTCTGCGGCCGATCCTCATGACGGCGCTCGCGACGATCTTCGCGCTGACGCCGATGGCGCTCGGCATCACCGGACACGGCGGGTTCATCTCGCAGCCGCTCGCGATCGTCGTGATCGGCGGACTCATCTCGTCGACCGTGCTGACGCTGATCGTGCTGCCGACGCTCTACAACCTCGTCGAGGGTGCGAAGGAGCGGCGCCGGGCCCGCAAGGCGGGCTCGGGCGACGACGGATCCGCGCCGGTCGACGGGTCTGACCCGTCGGACGGGCCTGCGCCCGCGGACGGGCTGGTGCTCGCCGGAGCGGGTACGGGTGCGGGTGCCGGCGGTGCCGGTTCCGACCTGCCGCACGCCCCGCAGCTGACCCGCCGCGAGCTGCGCGAGCGCGGCGAGTAG
- a CDS encoding intein-containing Rv2578c family radical SAM protein: protein MRWQGQKLGDVDDAALPGLEDRSNVLRTVTTPEFAGMTFHEVLSKSALNHVPGASRMPFAWTINPYRGCSHACVYCLSPDTLILCADGRQRPLSTLEIGDEIIGTERQGSYRRYVRTTIRAKWATRKQAHRVTLADGTELVASGDHRFLTERGWKHVADADSGQRPHLTTNNRLMGFGIGSAGSSIDALSAGYRRGYLAGMIRGDAMIFHGTYPSETRTREIHSFRLALIDDEALERTRRFLEVEGVPTRTRPFAVATDTRSAADAIHTAARRHVETIESLVDTPDAPDADWYAGFLAGIFDAEGSCSRGVLRISNKDAEIIALIERGLRLFGLPHVVEDPRPNGVRSVRVVGGLPSRQRFFAICSPAITRKLSIDGTAVKSIADLRVTEITPIPEEQDLLDITTGTGDFIANGVISHNCFARGTHEYLDLDGGADFDSQIVVKVNVVEVLQKELRKGSWEHETVALGTNTDPYQRAEGRYKLMPGIIDALAASGTPMSILTKGTLIRRDIPLLVKAAQRVPVDIQMSIAMYDDELQKAIEPGTPTTQARLDTVRALRDAGFRVTVFLMPIMPHMTDSVDAIDTALRRIKEAGANRVIYGALHLRAGVKPWFMQWLGEFRPDLVSSYRGLYPGVSAEAPKGYRQWLAKRARPLIRLHGLDGQHEDDYPVRGMRSSAPHGRPAPAFTPSPAAAQPMLF from the coding sequence ATGAGGTGGCAGGGACAGAAGCTCGGCGATGTCGATGACGCTGCCCTGCCCGGTCTCGAAGATCGCTCGAACGTCCTCCGCACGGTGACGACCCCCGAATTCGCGGGCATGACGTTCCACGAGGTGCTGTCGAAGTCCGCGCTCAACCACGTGCCGGGCGCGTCGCGCATGCCGTTCGCCTGGACCATCAATCCGTACCGCGGATGCAGCCATGCCTGCGTGTACTGTCTATCTCCCGACACATTGATCCTCTGCGCCGATGGTCGCCAGCGGCCGCTGAGTACCCTCGAGATCGGTGACGAGATCATCGGCACCGAGCGGCAAGGCAGCTACCGCCGTTACGTCCGCACCACGATTCGGGCGAAGTGGGCGACGCGGAAACAGGCGCACCGGGTCACGCTCGCCGACGGGACCGAACTCGTCGCGAGCGGGGACCATCGGTTCCTCACTGAGCGCGGGTGGAAGCATGTCGCGGATGCCGATTCCGGGCAGCGCCCACATCTCACGACGAACAATCGGCTCATGGGGTTCGGAATCGGATCCGCCGGGTCATCGATCGATGCGCTATCCGCCGGATACCGTCGGGGTTACCTCGCGGGGATGATCCGCGGCGATGCGATGATCTTCCACGGCACGTACCCGAGCGAGACCCGAACCCGCGAGATACACAGCTTCCGCCTTGCACTGATCGATGACGAAGCCCTCGAGCGAACTCGGCGATTCCTCGAAGTTGAAGGCGTGCCGACCAGGACCCGCCCCTTCGCGGTCGCCACCGATACGCGCAGCGCCGCGGACGCGATCCATACTGCGGCCAGGCGTCATGTCGAGACCATCGAGTCGCTCGTCGACACGCCCGATGCTCCGGACGCTGACTGGTACGCGGGGTTCCTCGCCGGCATCTTCGACGCGGAGGGAAGCTGCTCGCGGGGCGTCCTGCGGATCTCGAACAAGGACGCAGAGATCATCGCGTTGATCGAACGGGGCTTGCGGCTTTTCGGGCTTCCGCATGTCGTCGAGGACCCGCGCCCCAACGGCGTTCGGAGCGTCCGTGTCGTCGGCGGCCTCCCCAGCCGCCAGCGATTCTTCGCGATCTGCTCACCGGCGATCACCCGCAAGCTCTCCATCGATGGGACCGCGGTGAAGAGCATCGCCGATCTGAGGGTCACCGAGATCACGCCGATCCCTGAAGAGCAGGATCTGCTCGACATCACGACCGGCACAGGAGACTTCATCGCCAACGGGGTCATCAGCCACAACTGCTTCGCTCGTGGAACCCACGAGTATCTCGACCTCGACGGCGGAGCGGACTTCGACTCGCAGATCGTCGTGAAGGTCAACGTCGTCGAGGTGCTGCAGAAGGAGCTGCGCAAGGGCAGCTGGGAGCACGAGACCGTCGCGCTCGGCACGAACACGGATCCGTATCAGCGCGCAGAGGGGCGCTACAAGCTGATGCCGGGCATCATCGACGCCCTCGCCGCATCGGGCACGCCGATGTCGATCCTCACGAAGGGCACGCTGATCAGGCGCGACATCCCCCTGCTGGTGAAGGCCGCGCAGCGAGTGCCCGTCGACATCCAGATGTCGATCGCGATGTACGACGACGAGCTGCAGAAGGCGATCGAGCCGGGAACGCCGACGACCCAGGCCCGGCTCGACACCGTGCGCGCGCTGCGAGACGCCGGGTTCCGGGTCACGGTGTTCCTGATGCCGATCATGCCTCACATGACCGACTCGGTCGACGCGATCGACACCGCACTGCGGCGCATCAAAGAGGCCGGGGCGAATCGCGTGATCTACGGCGCCCTGCACCTGCGGGCCGGCGTGAAGCCGTGGTTCATGCAGTGGCTCGGCGAGTTCCGCCCGGACCTCGTCTCGTCGTATCGGGGGCTCTACCCGGGCGTCTCGGCCGAGGCCCCGAAGGGGTACCGCCAATGGCTCGCGAAGCGCGCACGGCCGCTGATCCGGCTGCACGGCCTCGACGGGCAGCACGAAGACGACTACCCCGTGCGCGGCATGCGATCGTCCGCGCCGCACGGGCGGCCGGCACCCGCGTTCACCCCCTCGCCCGCCGCTGCGCAGCCGATGCTGTTCTGA
- a CDS encoding YaeQ family protein produces MATGSTMHTFDVQLADMDRGVYDDFSLRVARHPSETDAYMLTRVLAYGLEFTEGITFGGGISQTDEPAVLVRDLTGQTTAWIEVGAPDAERLHYGSRLAERTVVYTHRDPVKVMAPWADKRIHRSEDLRVYSFDAGFIDSAAPLIERRNTMTLTVTEQVLYLDLNGTTLTTAIHEHELG; encoded by the coding sequence ATGGCTACCGGCTCCACGATGCACACCTTCGACGTCCAGCTCGCCGATATGGATCGCGGCGTCTACGACGACTTCTCGCTGCGCGTCGCACGGCATCCGTCCGAGACCGACGCGTACATGCTGACCCGGGTGCTCGCCTACGGGTTGGAGTTCACCGAGGGGATCACGTTCGGCGGCGGCATCTCGCAGACCGATGAGCCCGCCGTGCTCGTGCGCGACCTCACCGGTCAGACCACCGCGTGGATCGAGGTCGGAGCCCCCGACGCCGAGCGTCTGCACTACGGCAGCAGGCTCGCCGAGCGCACGGTCGTCTACACGCACCGCGATCCGGTGAAGGTCATGGCGCCCTGGGCCGACAAGCGCATCCACCGCTCCGAGGACCTCCGCGTCTACAGTTTCGACGCCGGCTTCATCGACTCGGCCGCTCCTCTCATCGAGCGCCGCAACACCATGACCCTGACCGTGACCGAGCAGGTGCTGTACCTCGACCTCAACGGCACAACCCTGACGACGGCGATCCACGAGCACGAGCTCGGCTGA